Proteins encoded in a region of the Streptomyces sp. NBC_00310 genome:
- a CDS encoding carboxymuconolactone decarboxylase family protein — MSTTPRVTLTEVADMTPDQLAVYEKFQSNLTRALLLTKNSAAAHLALGGTFTVGLLSLLDREVVVLRVARLRDSEFERLLHYPLAKKAGLEDTEIKAIEEGLYDQLPPARAALVRYVTDCMVDHRASKEAFLALREHYSQNEIAEITHLAGHSAMTAMYLASLDIPLDEGIASWGRLTEVQDEVRN; from the coding sequence ATGAGCACCACCCCCCGCGTCACCCTCACCGAAGTCGCCGACATGACGCCCGACCAGCTCGCGGTGTACGAGAAGTTCCAGTCCAACCTGACCCGCGCGCTGCTGCTCACCAAGAACTCCGCGGCCGCCCACCTCGCGCTCGGCGGCACCTTCACGGTCGGCCTGCTGAGCCTGCTGGACCGCGAGGTGGTCGTGCTGCGTGTGGCCAGGCTGCGCGACAGCGAGTTCGAGCGCCTGCTGCACTACCCGCTCGCGAAGAAGGCCGGTCTGGAGGACACCGAGATCAAGGCGATCGAGGAAGGCCTCTACGACCAGCTCCCGCCCGCCCGCGCCGCCCTGGTCCGCTACGTCACCGACTGCATGGTCGACCACAGGGCGAGCAAGGAGGCCTTCCTCGCGCTGCGCGAGCACTACTCGCAGAACGAGATCGCCGAGATCACGCATCTCGCGGGGCACAGCGCCATGACCGCCATGTACCTGGCCAGCCTGGACATCCCGCTCGACGAGGGCATCGCGTCCTGGGGCCGGCTCACCGAGGTACAGGACGAGGTCAGGAACTGA